The genomic window ccattttcactttcttcttcttttgtttttggtgatttgtgttcttcatgcatattgacgcttactggacagggaggaaaatttatagtaaaacaggacttaaatattgatctttttctcatccactcctatcatattacttctgaagacatggattaaaccactggagtcttatggattacttcttatggattcacttgcattgtatgaacctacagagctgagatattcttctaaaaatattaatttgtgttctgcagaagaaagaaagtcatacacatctgggatggcgtgagggtgagtaaatgatgaatttcattttgggtgaactgtccctttaagagcatTTCCCTGCAgctctcattacagtaatgcatatGGATGCTTTATGTTGAGTTTAATACTCATTATTCTCAGTGATGATCCTCATTCCTGTAATacagtcattttttactctacaaaataaaatatataagctTCTTTTCTTTCTGTGTTGTTGACCCAGACAAGTTCTTGACAGCTTTGTGCAGATTCATTTTACTACTTGACATTAATTTGGGCTGTGTGGATAGTGAATGCAatacatgtatgtgtatgtgggGCAGGACCACAGGGGCAATGGGGGCATGTGTGTGTGATCAAGATCTGCCATCGTGTGGGTGACGTTCAAGGGCCCGTGCTGACGTTGGGTGGAGTATCAGCTTACACACACCAAAGCTCTGGCGTCCGGCCTGCTTTTAGCGAGACTAGTGCATTGAGCTACATTAGCACAGGCTGGCATGCTAACACACACAGCTGCCAACCGCTCTCATCACAAATGGAGGTTTTGCTTCACTGAGCACAAAAACAGAACAGGCAGGACAGAGACGTGATCTAAAACATGCTTGCCATGTTACACTTGATGAAAAAAATACCTGTGTGTTTCATAAACTGTTGAGATGAATGAGTACCTGGCACTGCCCTGCGGTTCTTCATTAACCGGTACTCGTACCCTTCCTTCCGGGGACGTCTCTGAGTTTCACAcaagtctctggacaacaaagaAAACATAGCATTTCCTGCTTAGCATGACTGGGTGATGTAGCTAAGGAAATTCAGCattttgacaatattcaatatcTATTCAtacatttgctctgaaatggattAAAACTGTGATATTTCCACAAACCTTCACCTCAATtaaacagccattgttgccacATAGATTGAACATTTTaagtaaaaatagtaaaaatccAGTTTAAATATCAAGGCATGTTTTTTTACTAATTGAACACAAGATTGACATTCACACAattcataatttaattattttccctTGTATGCTACAATAAAACCGCACAAAGTTATTAACAGCGATATTTACCTGCATCTGttattactaaaacattttaatatatgaaaaattcTACGCAGATTTCACTGAGCATTTTTAGCAATGAAGTAAACAAATAGTtttcaattaattcatttaaacagacAGTTTCTGAAGTTTAAATGAGAGAATATTAAAACATCTCCATCAGACAAACAGAGACTGCAAAACTAGTCTGACTTAATGTCCAAAGTGCATTGCCATATTctcaatgttgcttaattttattttggCAAAAAAATCATAGTGAATATatagtgaatattcaatataacgGCCAGTTTAGCACTGAGGAATGTATCGGTAGATTGTCCACTTATGTAAACAATTTATGCTAAACGTTAGCTTTGATTGAAGTGACACAACATTGTTCAAACCCAGTTGAACTAGTCACTGACACGTTCACTCCGATACAATCAGACGTTTGGAGCGCAACAGGATGGTTTGTTATTGTGGTTGTACAACTCTGCACTCCACTTATCactgcacaaacacacagcagatAAAGCTAACAGGAAAAACCTCTTCCTCCATGCAAAATATAAACTGTAGGAGGGATCATGGCTCCAGGGTAACATCCCCATTTGCATCTGAAATCATCTCTTTGTACCCAGTCCCTAATCCTCAACTCAACTGTAACTGCAAACTGCAAAAGTGATGTCTGAACAATAAGAGACCCGTCCACCAGTCAGAGATGAACCAGGGCAAACACCCAATATATTTAAATGtgaattcattcattttatctGTTATCTACCATCTGATATATTTCATATTCGATAGCAGTTCTGGGTTTTATGGATGTGTTCAAGTAATCAACCAGTCAAGTTCTGCACCATCtagtcaacttttaaaaaacactacttgaatatcgcaaattgattttcctttgtgaaTGTGTCTGTCGTGAGCTGTGCTGAATACtgaacttttttaaattattttttttatccccttttctccccaatttggaatgcccaattcccaatgcgctctaagtcctcgtggtggtgtagtgactcgcctcaatccgggtggttgaggacaaatctcagttgccttcgcgtctgagaccgtcaatccgtgcatcttatcacgtgacatgttgagcgcgttaccgtggagacatagtgcgtgtggaggcttcacgctattctccgtggcatccacgcacaactcaccacacaccccactgagagcaagaaccacattatagcgaccacgaggaggttaccccatgtgactctaatttggttgcttaggagacctggctggagtcactcagcacgccctggattcaaactcatgactccaggtgtgatagtcagcgtcaatactcgctgagatacccaggccccgaatACTGAACTTTTAATCTGAATCAGAAATCTTgaagttacaattgagtccactgtggggcgctgtggatgtgtgtcatcGAGGTGTTGAATGAGAGAAGAAGAGATCATGTTGTCTTTGGCCAAGTGTGAAGTGTGGcagtacttgtaatattttgattcttattgtaGTTCTTGTTAGAGTGATGCAAACCTACGAACGAGAATctgtttttatggtggaaagaaaatgtgaagcggtacgagaaactctgaagctgatcagaccagtatatgtgtatgtgcattaaatctctggACACAGAATGAACACATTGTATTAACTTTCaccatttgtttttctgaatacttacatgtgaaatgataaaaatgtgatggcCTTTATGTAGAATCAGAGTTTATATAGTATGTGCATTACACTCATGCTGTCAGTATTGGATTCTATGCAAGCTCCAAGTGAAagcaaatgttattttaataatgCATATTGTTCTTTTCCGAGAAGCacagtttgttgaagttatcttattttgaaaccgttcttggtaatatttgtgaataaaacaaaatataaatttcacagATGTGTCATTGCGAACCAAATAAATGATGAACCAAACGTGGCGAAACTCGATATTTCgacatttgcaacattgttttctgtccatgtgatcatgaatgaaatgacccgtcaaacatcataatctctctatcgcttgatttgaCCACTACTGCACTttattctacactgtttacagggttcacacaaggtccttaaagtgcttgaatttatctGTTAGAAATGTaagaactggaatacctggaaaatctccttgttttgatgaaaagtgcttgagattaaaacagatcgtttcctccgtgtaatgtgtgtccatcaaagatgaggcgactccactttcattaaataatgtgtcttaatatcttttctgttctttacagtcagataaaaaagtccaaagaaatattcattttaatctcaCGCAGCATGGATGTGATAAAGAAAGCGAGAGATTCTCGTTGATGTTCGCTGAAGCGGAACACTGTGAGCCgctcgttgaactcttaaagtgacagtaacctttttagtgtttcttatacaaatgaatgtaaactcaatgttattacttataaattatacacattatttcaaacagtgatagctcatatcattattatatatacaatttcatgatataatattaatatcaTGTAGAATTTTACTATTTTAAgatgataataatgatgacaaactaatgattaaaatataaatatacactttcacacagTTTTTCAGGAccggttctgttcagttctgttgTTTATTCTGCATCTGATCAGACTGAATGTAGCTCACTATTTCTGAAAACttatttgtgatcttttcttatagagaaactcttattatttaaactttgagcatttatattgtgtattaaagaactttattttgatgagaaattataatgagcATTAGCTCAAAcatgttttcagaaaataaaaaatgttgaatCGTGAACCTCAAATCCtatatcgaaccgaatcgtgagataaccataggATCTCATCCCTATtaacgagtaatcgattactcatttTTTGTGGGtaagagtactcgactacaaaatgcCCATCCTGAATGGGTTAACAGTAGTGCCTCCACAGACACCGTAGTTACCTGAAGCTGTCATATATCTGCATTCAAGTGTGTTATTGAATGTGAAGATATGAAGTGATTTGTGATGAAAAACTAAAATCCGCTCTATCCACAACAAGAAcagttcatcatttactcaccttcatgcattCCAAACCATATGATGTGGAACATGAggagacattttaaagaatggtgactgagacgaaaatctccttttgtgttccacagaggaaggAAATTCAAAACATGAGGGTgcatgagttaatgatgacagaatgttcatttctgggtgaactatccctttcataaaaagttaatttctgacactgccaccACAAACATGGGAGGATGTTCTAGCAGTGTGTGGGTGTGCCAGACTCACAAGGACGTGGCGTTCTGCTGTGCCTCTGCCAGCCGCAGTCTCTTGGCGTGGTTCTTGCCCTGGTAGTGTGCCTGAGCCACAGTGGGTGAACTGAAGGAGGCGTCACACAGCTTGCAGTAGTCATTTTCTGTTGCCAGTATGATTCTGCTAGCGGAGAGTGGCTGCAGACGGGACAATGAAAGGAAAGCTTTTAGATGAGTAGAGCGATGAAAGGCGTGCGTGCGTCTCTGATTACAATCAGACTGGGCTCAGTGAACAAACACTTGCGGAGTGACACCGCATGATTAAACTGCACTTAAAGCTACTCCCAGACAGCATGAAAAAGACACTTGGTTTAGGGTACACAGTCGTGTAAATACTGAATCATTCTAATGAGTGACGGGTGAACCGgtttgactgattcattaaaaactaTAGCTTGCAATCAAGTcttacttttaaaaattacatattcactacagaaatgtccatgacttttaaaatgtgtttcatgtcCATGATATTTCCAGGCCTGTAAAATTGTAATCATGAGCGTGGGAACCCTGTTGTTTGGATAGAAAAGCACCATACAGTCTGTACCTGTTTTGCCGTCACATGTGCAGAATCTGTGGGTGGAGTGGCTGAGGGTTGCTGGGAAACAGTCTCTACTACCTCTGCTATTCTAATGGGAGGAGGCTGATCACTACCAGCATAAAAATTGCGCAGCTTCTTGCTGTGGTTTTTCCCCTGCGGACAAAACAAAAGATGGATCATGCCATGCTTTTTTTTCTGCTTTGTgtacacacatttatttaaagttcTCTTATCTTATTTTCATTCCTGGTGGAGCATAACAACAGTGTTTTAGATGACCTGATAATGGGCCTGAGCCTGTTGGGAAGAGTTGAGTGTGACGTTGCACAGTTTGCAATACAAAGGCCTGCAAAGTTCTTCCAGAGTGGCTTCCTGATTGCCACACACCACCTGACCATCGTCCTCGGGGGGTTTGGGACTGACGACAAGGGGTGCTGGGATGTACGGGTCGGGCGGCATCTTTACGGCGAGAGGGGTACAGAGCGGGAATCGCACGGGGTCTGGTGACATCATCACAGGGGGCGGTCTGAGGTTCTGAGCGGGGGTCATGACCTGGAAGTGCTGCGGCTGCTGCTGGTACATCAGACTGAGTGGCGGCTTCAGAACCGCGTCTGGACCTGGAAGCAGAATTTGAGAGTCAGCGTGACAATGTAAGGATGACGAAGTATCTGGGGTTAGTAAAAAACATGATGCTTTCATACTCTACATATGACAAAGATTAATTGTGTTAGGACACAAGAAGAAAGAAATGTTTCGCAAatatttctcctagacagcagtgagattaaatggagagtttTGCTtgtgtctcctgcttctcagatgttgtTCCGGAGAAAAAGACTACAGTTATCTGACATGTGTCTCCTCAGAGGAGATCTCAAcattgagcacgtttacatgcacattcataCACCGATTATGCTTTGTCACACTGACAACGTGTATATGGTCATGTAAACAAAATAACAGCTTCCCTTTATCAATGTAAGGTTACAAAGCGCTTAGGAATAAACCAAtcggggggtctgggtatctcagcgagtattgatgctgactaccacacctggagtcacgagttcgaatccaagacgtgctgggtgactccagtcaggtctcctaagcaaccatttggcccggttgctagggagggtagagtcacatggggtaacctcattgtggtcgctataatgtggttctcgctctcggtggggtgcgtggtgagttgtgtgtggatgccgcggagaatagcgtgaatcctccacatgcgctacatctccgcggtaacgcgctcaataagccacgtgataagatgtgcggattggcggtctcagacgcggaggaaactgagattcgtcctccaccacccggattgaagcgagtcactacaccaccacgaggacttagagcgcattggggattgggcattccaaattggggagaaaaaggggagagagagaaaaaaaaggaagaaacaaATCGACACAGGTAGTAAACAACTTTACTGGCGttcttatccaatgtgtgcacagcctgatgtcaaaagcagagaataacacgattatttcaaatctcgtGTAAATGCGTtattcttgctttgtctgattgttgaaataagctgatttttgtgaGTTaacagcgtattggtgtgcatgtaaacgggctcaatGTCTGAAACTGTGTGTGCAATCAAAAGTccgagatctcaatatgaactcaaacgtTTTTCATCAAGATCACATGATCTGAGCTacgctatccacattcattttatgctGTATCTCTATGCTATATGAAAACAATtgatgcatttgtttgtgttttcattttaggAGAAGCTTCAGAGACAAAGTTCATGATACTTCAATGTGTTCAGgggtggctgtggctcaggtggtagagcaggttggCCACTAATTGCAGGGTTGGTGGTTTGATTcccagcccacatgactccacatgctgaagtgtctttgggcaagacactgaaccctgAGTTGCTCCaaatggcaggctagcaccttgcatggcagctctgccatcattggtgtgtaaatgtgagtgaatgagtcacagtgtaaagcactttgaaaactgctaaggttaaaaaagcactatataagtgcagaccatttaccattcaATGAagcataactgagaactccattgaGACTCCTGAGCTTCTTACAGAGATGTTAAGGCCACATGGTACTTTCAGCAAATGAGCCATTCTAATAAtagagcaaatgtgtgtaagtGGCATGTCTTTTGCTCTACAGTCAGCAATCACACTTCCTGTAGTAAGAGTGAATCCTTGTGGCTTCTGTAGATGTGATTCAGGCTGACTTCTGCTCACTGAACTGCATGTGTGTAACGGGGTTGGACACTCAGCTGTTTCATGATATTTCCAGCGTATCAGTTCCGACAGGATCACGGCAACAATGATTCAGTCAACTAAAATAGACATAAGAACGTACTGAATGCTTTTGTTTCCGAATGCCTGGACAGTGGTGACATATACCAAATACCAAAACATTCATAGGCCTGAAATGGAGCTGTTGTCATTTTTACAATTTAGAATAAGCCTGTATCAGCTGCTTCATCTTGCCGGGAGAACATTGCAATTTCAACATGGTTGCAAATTTACTGAGGTGCAGGAATAATTGgtataaagctgaagtgtgtcatttctatgGCATTACACCAAAcagaatataaacactgattaaATATTGATTGCTTCCAAACCGATTTtcatggtatgataaccatcacaaaaaataccatggtattacggtGCATTACTAACACTAGCAGTTGTTTagttaaagctaaatttagaaaacaaaaagaaTGCAATTTAATTGTATGCCATACTGTCAAACATTAAgttgaataattattttaagatttatgaaatttaaaatagcacaaaaaaaaaaaaaaaagccactaaTATTTTTGTCATTACTGCCAAGGTTAACAGGTCATTATATGCATTTGTTACATTAATTGgttgtttttgtaatttagtttgattcaaaacaatacctactgaaaaataaattatttatttgcagtttatttattggtttTTTTTCCAGAACTGTCTATTTTCTGCTACAGTATCACTGTCCATTTCCTGTATGCCTCAAGCCCTTTGTTAAACCTATTTAGTACTTTGcaataaaacattattagtaTTAAACACATTGTAGGCCTACTGCACttaagcaaataaatgcatgagCAAACAGTTCACTGTAATGTtgcataaaagcacttaaattcgtTAGCGTATAGCAGTACGTTACCTATAAACCTAATGTGTCATAACAAATCATGTACTgtaaaattgtattgttttacagTACCATAATTTGTTATCCTATATGCCATATATTTACTTACATTCATCTCCCTAAATTCAGTGATGATGCTCGTGGAGATTCAGGTTTGAAGTGTTTCATGCTTGAGTCAACACTTTCTTGCTACAAACTGGGTAACTGACAAACACTGATGATGCCTCGTGGTTCTTTAACACACCCAAGTGTTCCCACACTGCCGACTTCAACTGCGTCACTTCTGCGCTCGCGACACACGCATCGCCTTTAAAATAGAGACGATTGAATTAAAATGTTGAAGTcacaattagggctgtcaacatggctgagaaactaaatttttttcactcaaatattaccaaaattcttattatatttaattatttcatgTAGAGGGAAAAATCTACAAGACATCAACAATCAAAGCTGTCTCCTACATTGACAACAGGgtgcaacaaatcaatataaatcaGTAAGCACTGTGTTTTAACTACtatttattgcaaagaacatatctgaCTGTTAAATAAAAACTGCAAAATGATAGTCAAAAGGTTTAGCCAGTTAATATTCTCAATtcttaagtaaaaaaattaaacgaGAAATGAAACACTTCAATAGACGGTTCTATGTTGACTTTGTGTTGCACAGTAGCATATACCGGCGCCATAGTACTACCACAGACTCAAGCCTCATAATATTGACGGTATACAGTGTTTTTCAGTAAATACATTAGTATGTACACACCTAATGTCAAGACACAACCGCCAAAGACCTCCACATCTGGGGGCCGTTCACTCCAAACACGTCTGTCTTTATCTATGTAagcatgcgctagacggacgtcgTTGACTGTTGCACCATGTCTCGCTCTTTTTTCAGCGTCTCGAGCAGGAGTGATGCATTTTTTAGacacaatgtcaatttaaaaagaaattcagcctttaaaacatgtctcgagacacacgttctgttttattcattgcactgcatctGTTTTAACCCAAGAATGTAAATCATCATTAAATTCGAATgctcatttaatcatttaaatgtgcATTGTGATCCTAAATTCAATGAATATTCGGACAGACAGTCAAACCACTCAAAGATGTCACTTACTTAAAGATGTTTCTGTAACAACTCTGAAAGCTGGAATTAGAGAAgacattttaacatccaaaaatgaCACCCTTTCAGCACATGCATTAACAAAGTCCAACTTTTTCACACTCTTCTCCTCTTGACTCGAGCGCCTAAAAACAAACCTGATATCTCTTGGTCATCAGAGAATACAAGCCCAGAAATAGTTCTAAGAAAAACCCACATAGTCCAGCTCAAGGTCAGAGACACATACCTGCTCTCTGCATCCATGTTAAATCCATAAACACAAGGGCATAGATtttgcttgaacattgggggggctgcagcatgaagcatctacatgtttccattgatcatggtataatcaatgggggggggggggggttgtactagTTTGTTTTGATTTAGATTTAGGGAGGATTGTTCACGTGGAGAACACATGAGAAGGAGAAGCAGCACTATCACTGATGCTTCAGGTTGTTTCACACAATTCACCATTGGAAACCAACTATTCGTGCATTGTACAGTTGTTCTTGATCAGCAGAATACAATACATGCATGGATTCTGTCTGTGCTTAAAGGACATGATTGCATTGTTTATTAGGATGGTGCACACAGGCACTTTGTCATACTGCTTTGGATCTTAGATTTCAGTAGTTCTAtaagaaaattgaaaataaaagccaTCATTACATTGTAACCACGATCTGCACGGGACGGAACGCAAATGcaatatgcaataatataatcagatgcacaggtagctgtaataacctgctgggcattattgtctgccgcacctccaccagtgccttcagccCAGCTGCGGGGTCATCAGTCGGGGGCCACCTATCTTCAATGTTTCGCCCTGTTAAtcccggaacatctcctggtggtggggcagtggtCAGGGACGCCTCCCTGCCACCCCCTGCAGCTGGACACCAGATCCCCTCCAAAGCCTCTCATCCTTGCCTTCCCATCCAGACATTCTTCCTTCACGATTTACTTGCAACCAGGGTTCTATATGTCATAATACCTCGACATGACCATACGCGCCAGCCCTACTGGTACTGACACCGTATCTCTCGGTAACTCAGTGTCACCGGTTCCGTATGGCATACTACCTCAGCACAAGCCCTCACCAAGTATCACCCAGGTTCCCTATTCTTCAGTTTCCTACTTCTGAACCCCCCACTTTTTGTCCTCCCTTCTTAACTATAGCAAGAAACTccctttctcagcttcctctgcCAACGTCTCTAAAAAGGtgctgcactgatgttcccataAATCCTTGGCACCCACCTCCACAGGGTAGGTCATTTTCCTtgctcataatgccatctattttgtgaagtgcaccagtacctcctgcagcaaagcacccccacaacatgatgctgtcacctccttgcttcatggttgggatggtgttcttcagcttgcaagcctcaccctttttcctccaaacataacgatggtcattatggccaaaaacaatttttatttcatcagaccagaggaaatttctccaaaaagtaagagtctttgtccccatgtgcacttgcaaactgtagtctggcttttttatggcggttttggagcatcggcttcttccttgctgagcagcctttcaggttatgtcgatataggactcgttttactgtggatatagatacttgtctacctgtttcctccagcatcttcacaagatcctttgctgttgttctgggattgatttgcacttttcacaccaaactacgttcatctctaggagacagaatacgtctccttcctaagcggtatgatggctgcgtggtcccatggtgtttatacttgcgtactattgtttgtacagatgaatgtggtatcttcaggcatttggaaattgctcccaaggatgaactagacttgtg from Myxocyprinus asiaticus isolate MX2 ecotype Aquarium Trade chromosome 35, UBuf_Myxa_2, whole genome shotgun sequence includes these protein-coding regions:
- the LOC127425917 gene encoding zinc finger matrin-type protein 3-like isoform X2, whose protein sequence is MYQQQPQHFQVMTPAQNLRPPPVMMSPDPVRFPLCTPLAVKMPPDPYIPAPLVVSPKPPEDDGQVVCGNQEATLEELCRPLYCKLCNVTLNSSQQAQAHYQGKNHSKKLRNFYAGSDQPPPIRIAEVVETVSQQPSATPPTDSAHVTAKQPLSASRIILATENDYCKLCDASFSSPTVAQAHYQGKNHAKRLRLAEAQQNATSLDLCETQRRPRKEGYEYRLMKNRRAVPAPYYNPRPRQRIPRDLAMCVTPSGQFYCSMCNSGASEEAEFRLHLESKQHKSKMSEQRYRSEMENLGYT
- the LOC127425917 gene encoding zinc finger matrin-type protein 3-like isoform X1: MAMNVKNRDAFYSNADYCNIYSSQPVNYGDFSHYFPRMTGPDAVLKPPLSLMYQQQPQHFQVMTPAQNLRPPPVMMSPDPVRFPLCTPLAVKMPPDPYIPAPLVVSPKPPEDDGQVVCGNQEATLEELCRPLYCKLCNVTLNSSQQAQAHYQGKNHSKKLRNFYAGSDQPPPIRIAEVVETVSQQPSATPPTDSAHVTAKQPLSASRIILATENDYCKLCDASFSSPTVAQAHYQGKNHAKRLRLAEAQQNATSLDLCETQRRPRKEGYEYRLMKNRRAVPAPYYNPRPRQRIPRDLAMCVTPSGQFYCSMCNSGASEEAEFRLHLESKQHKSKMSEQRYRSEMENLGYT